From Paenibacillus polymyxa, the proteins below share one genomic window:
- the dnaB gene encoding replicative DNA helicase yields MGGEFFDRIPPQNLEAEQAVIGSILLQSEALITAMERVQTEDFYDKAHQMIYEAMIELGESGQPIDLVTLTSKIQDKGQLEDIGGVSYLAKLAHGVPTAANVDYYAQIIEEKAMLRRLIRAATQIVSEGYSSGEDVAGMLSDAERKIMEISNGRSGSGFIAIRDVVMEVFDRVELLHQNKGNTTGIPSGFVDLDKMTAGFQRNDLIIVAARPSVGKTAFALNIAQNVAVRAKETVAIFSLEMSAAQLVQRMICAEANLDANVMRTGEFKGDDDWAKLTMGIAALSEAEIYIDDTPGITVADIRAKCRRLKAEKGLGMIVIDYLQLIHGRGKAGENRQQEVSEISRTLKQIARELEVPVIALSQLSRGVEQRQDKRPMMSDLRESGSIEQDADIVAFLYRDDYYNQETEKKNIIEIIIAKQRNGPVGTVELVFLKNYNKFANYERAHSDAFAG; encoded by the coding sequence ATGGGCGGCGAATTTTTTGATCGGATTCCTCCGCAAAATCTGGAGGCTGAACAGGCGGTTATTGGGTCTATTTTGCTTCAGTCTGAAGCACTGATTACCGCAATGGAGCGGGTGCAGACCGAGGACTTTTACGATAAAGCTCATCAAATGATTTACGAAGCAATGATTGAGCTGGGTGAATCCGGACAGCCGATTGACTTGGTTACGCTGACCTCGAAAATTCAGGACAAAGGTCAGCTGGAGGATATCGGCGGTGTCAGTTATCTGGCGAAGCTGGCTCACGGGGTACCAACAGCGGCTAACGTGGATTACTATGCCCAGATCATTGAAGAAAAAGCGATGCTTCGTCGCTTGATTCGTGCAGCTACACAGATTGTGAGCGAAGGCTATAGCAGTGGCGAGGATGTCGCCGGTATGCTGAGTGATGCTGAGCGCAAGATTATGGAAATCTCCAACGGGCGCTCAGGCAGTGGTTTTATCGCCATCCGCGATGTCGTGATGGAAGTGTTCGACCGCGTTGAATTGCTGCATCAGAACAAGGGAAACACGACCGGAATTCCGTCCGGATTCGTTGACCTGGACAAGATGACGGCGGGTTTCCAGCGCAATGACCTGATCATTGTGGCTGCCCGTCCATCTGTAGGTAAAACGGCATTCGCCCTGAATATTGCACAAAACGTTGCAGTACGGGCAAAAGAGACGGTTGCCATCTTCAGTCTGGAGATGTCGGCGGCTCAGCTCGTGCAGCGGATGATCTGTGCCGAGGCTAACTTGGACGCGAACGTCATGCGGACAGGTGAATTTAAAGGCGACGACGATTGGGCGAAGCTGACGATGGGCATTGCAGCCTTGTCAGAGGCGGAAATCTATATCGATGATACGCCCGGCATCACTGTGGCTGATATCCGTGCCAAATGTCGCCGTCTCAAGGCGGAAAAGGGACTGGGTATGATCGTTATTGACTACTTGCAGCTCATTCACGGACGTGGCAAAGCGGGCGAGAACCGGCAGCAGGAGGTATCCGAAATTTCACGGACATTGAAACAAATTGCCCGTGAGCTTGAAGTGCCTGTAATTGCCCTTTCCCAGCTGAGCCGGGGTGTGGAGCAGCGTCAAGATAAGCGGCCCATGATGAGTGACTTGCGGGAATCGGGTTCCATTGAGCAGGATGCTGACATCGTTGCGTTTCTGTACCGGGATGATTATTATAATCAGGAAACAGAAAAGAAAAATATTATTGAAATTATCATTGCCAAGCAGCGTAACGGCCCGGTCGGTACGGTAGAGCTGGTATTTCTCAAAAATTATAATAAATTCGCTAATTACGAGCGTGCCCATTCGGATGCGTTCGCCGGTTAA
- a CDS encoding adenylosuccinate synthase translates to MSTVVVVGTQWGDEGKGKITDYLAESAEVVARYQGGNNAGHTILIDGKKYKLSLIPSGVFYEDKKCVIGNGMVVNPAALIEEITYIHDNGFSTKNLVISDRAHVIMPYHMTLDVLEEDRKGPNKIGTTRKGIGPAYMDKAARNGIRIADLLEAEEFEKKLRHLTKEKNQVIEQVYGGEPLDVEEILKQYLEYAEFIRPYVADTSVVLNDAIDANRKVLFEGAQGVMLDIDQGTYPYVTSSNPSAGGVCIGSGVGPSKIQQVIGVAKSYTTRVGDGPFPTELHDEVGDYIRETGHEYGTVTGRPRRVGWFDSVVVRHARRVSGLTGLSLNSLDVLTGLKTVKICTGYKYRGEIITHYPASLKMLAECEAVYEEMPGWNEDITGVKTLEELPETTRHYVQRVSELTGIPIAIFSVGRNRDQTNQVLPIYL, encoded by the coding sequence ATGTCAACTGTAGTCGTTGTGGGGACACAATGGGGAGACGAAGGCAAAGGTAAAATCACGGACTATCTGGCGGAAAGCGCTGAAGTAGTGGCCCGTTACCAAGGCGGAAACAATGCTGGTCATACGATTCTCATTGACGGTAAAAAGTATAAGCTGAGCCTGATTCCATCCGGCGTTTTTTATGAAGATAAAAAGTGTGTTATTGGCAACGGCATGGTAGTGAATCCAGCCGCTCTTATTGAAGAAATTACTTATATTCATGATAATGGATTTTCCACAAAAAATTTGGTCATTAGTGACCGCGCACATGTCATTATGCCTTACCATATGACGTTGGACGTGCTGGAAGAAGACCGCAAAGGTCCTAACAAAATTGGTACTACCCGTAAAGGGATTGGCCCTGCTTATATGGATAAAGCTGCTCGTAACGGTATTCGTATTGCTGATTTGCTGGAAGCAGAAGAATTCGAAAAGAAACTGCGCCATCTAACGAAGGAAAAGAATCAAGTGATTGAGCAAGTATACGGCGGCGAGCCGCTGGATGTTGAAGAAATATTGAAACAGTATCTGGAATATGCTGAGTTTATTCGTCCTTATGTAGCGGATACGTCTGTTGTGCTGAACGATGCAATTGACGCCAATCGTAAGGTGTTGTTTGAAGGTGCACAAGGCGTTATGCTCGATATCGACCAAGGTACGTATCCATACGTTACGTCCTCTAACCCGTCGGCTGGCGGCGTATGTATCGGTTCTGGTGTAGGCCCATCCAAAATTCAACAAGTGATCGGTGTAGCTAAATCGTACACAACTCGTGTAGGGGATGGACCTTTCCCAACGGAACTACACGATGAAGTCGGCGATTACATTCGTGAAACAGGCCATGAGTACGGTACGGTTACAGGTCGTCCTCGCCGCGTAGGCTGGTTTGACAGCGTCGTTGTGCGCCATGCCCGTCGTGTTAGTGGATTAACTGGCCTTTCCCTGAACTCGCTGGACGTATTGACAGGCCTGAAAACAGTTAAGATCTGTACAGGCTACAAATACCGCGGCGAGATCATCACGCATTATCCAGCTAGCTTGAAAATGCTGGCAGAGTGCGAGGCGGTATATGAAGAAATGCCAGGCTGGAACGAAGACATTACTGGCGTGAAGACGCTGGAGGAACTGCCGGAGACTACCCGCCATTACGTACAACGCGTATCCGAGTTGACAGGTATTCCAATCGCTATTTTCTCGGTTGGTCGTAACCGCGATCAAACGAACCAAGTGCTTCCGATTTATTTGTAA
- a CDS encoding MazG-like family protein: protein MPKEMDVVKRAKVIEWLKTEVLDQVSRLFKAMWEGSTVRIGDCLASLVMSSYILGRRLGVSYRELDDLLIDKLRKHRKEGHQLEDWYQDISALEEHMRKR, encoded by the coding sequence ATGCCTAAAGAAATGGATGTAGTTAAACGAGCCAAGGTTATTGAATGGCTTAAAACAGAGGTGCTTGACCAAGTCTCCCGTCTGTTTAAGGCGATGTGGGAAGGCAGTACAGTCCGTATTGGTGACTGTTTGGCCAGCCTGGTGATGAGCAGTTATATTCTGGGGAGGCGTCTTGGGGTGTCTTACCGTGAATTGGATGATCTACTCATCGACAAGCTAAGAAAGCACAGAAAAGAAGGACACCAGCTGGAGGATTGGTATCAGGACATTTCCGCACTGGAAGAACATATGCGTAAGAGGTGA
- a CDS encoding DUF2232 domain-containing protein, whose product MKFRLATVAWSVIYLLLLLTLLTPFRIITVFFLIVPGAVLFSSLPFKGFLVHVIPVLLIIALLDVYSLLPAIYFLIPSILMGRIYKKGGSAFQALMTGTGIILAELLFVLFIATYSFGFDLSQSLRDQAEISASIVQQILSANPMFANMSWTAEDTQKLGTMLIGKVPYVMIVSSFILAVITHALARPALSSLDVPVRKMKPAREWMLPRTLIWYYLLAIVIGWIADSSDSSWIQTVSISMLPLIHACFIIQTIGFVYFWTHSRKMSPVIALLLSLVVLVFQPLRIIGIIDLAFPLREAITRSKK is encoded by the coding sequence TTGAAATTCCGCTTGGCCACTGTAGCATGGAGCGTTATTTATTTGCTTCTGCTGCTGACTCTATTGACACCATTTAGAATTATTACCGTATTTTTTCTGATTGTGCCTGGCGCTGTATTGTTTTCATCGCTGCCTTTCAAAGGATTTCTGGTTCACGTCATACCGGTGCTTTTAATTATAGCGCTACTCGATGTGTATTCGCTGCTTCCTGCGATTTACTTTCTGATTCCTTCTATATTGATGGGACGGATATATAAAAAGGGAGGATCTGCTTTTCAGGCGTTGATGACCGGAACAGGCATTATTTTAGCCGAGTTGTTGTTTGTACTGTTTATCGCTACGTATTCCTTCGGGTTTGATCTTTCGCAGTCCCTTCGGGATCAGGCTGAGATATCGGCCAGTATTGTACAGCAGATTTTAAGTGCGAATCCGATGTTTGCGAATATGAGCTGGACAGCTGAAGATACGCAGAAACTCGGTACAATGCTGATTGGTAAAGTTCCATATGTGATGATCGTCAGCTCGTTTATACTGGCAGTGATCACACATGCTTTGGCACGTCCAGCATTGAGCAGTCTCGATGTGCCGGTACGTAAAATGAAGCCTGCCCGCGAGTGGATGCTACCACGCACGCTGATCTGGTACTATCTGCTGGCAATTGTAATTGGATGGATAGCGGATTCCTCCGATAGCAGCTGGATTCAAACGGTTTCCATTAGTATGCTACCGCTGATCCATGCATGTTTTATTATCCAGACAATTGGTTTTGTATACTTCTGGACGCATAGCCGTAAAATGAGCCCAGTGATTGCGTTGCTGCTGTCGCTCGTCGTTCTGGTGTTCCAGCCGCTCCGCATTATAGGTATTATTGATTTGGCCTTTCCGCTGCGTGAAGCTATTACAAGATCAAAGAAATAG
- a CDS encoding CBS domain-containing protein translates to MNIAFFLLPKQEVACVTADATLRQTLERMEYHRFTAVPILDKEGRYTGTVTEGDLLWHMKESEGKITFENASKFMLKDVPLRVSMKPVSIDANMEDLINLAKVQNFVPVVDDMERFIGIVRRSQIIEYCEKFVSKESLNTSS, encoded by the coding sequence ATGAATATTGCTTTTTTCTTGCTTCCCAAACAAGAGGTCGCTTGTGTAACGGCGGATGCTACTCTACGGCAAACATTGGAACGAATGGAATATCACCGGTTCACAGCGGTTCCTATTTTGGATAAGGAAGGTAGATATACGGGTACGGTTACAGAGGGTGACCTATTGTGGCATATGAAAGAGTCCGAGGGGAAAATCACCTTTGAAAACGCTTCTAAGTTTATGCTCAAGGACGTTCCGCTGCGGGTTTCGATGAAACCTGTATCCATTGATGCCAATATGGAGGATCTGATTAATTTGGCGAAGGTACAAAACTTTGTGCCCGTTGTGGATGATATGGAACGGTTTATCGGTATCGTGCGCCGCAGCCAAATTATTGAGTATTGTGAGAAATTTGTGTCTAAGGAATCGCTTAATACTTCAAGCTAA
- the rplI gene encoding 50S ribosomal protein L9, protein MKVIFIKDMKGQGKKGQVKEVSDGYAANFLLPRGIARPATEGNMKTLENQNAAEEKRKQEEKEEAQVLGKKLEETTIQLKAKAGEGGRLFGAITSKQIAEAVAKTGIKLDKRKIELEEPIRTLGVTQMTVKLHPEVKATLKVQVTE, encoded by the coding sequence ATGAAAGTAATATTCATTAAAGATATGAAGGGCCAAGGTAAGAAGGGGCAGGTTAAGGAAGTATCCGACGGTTATGCAGCGAATTTTCTGTTGCCGCGTGGGATTGCCCGTCCAGCAACGGAAGGAAATATGAAGACGCTGGAAAACCAAAATGCTGCTGAGGAGAAACGCAAGCAAGAGGAAAAGGAAGAGGCACAAGTACTCGGCAAAAAGCTGGAAGAGACTACAATTCAGCTCAAAGCAAAGGCTGGAGAAGGTGGACGTCTGTTCGGCGCGATTACAAGCAAGCAAATCGCAGAGGCTGTTGCTAAAACAGGCATCAAGCTGGACAAACGCAAAATCGAGCTGGAAGAACCGATTCGTACGTTGGGCGTGACTCAAATGACCGTCAAGCTTCATCCTGAGGTCAAAGCTACGCTGAAAGTACAGGTGACTGAATAA
- a CDS encoding LCP family protein — protein MMERRHKRRTRGKPKKKKRFTALYISCIVLLLVAVGGYLFRKQLTLVAFDWFVSPTLESKLEKSYQPRQSKEQQPQETIAYQKEPFSVLLLGTDQRPNEKARGRSDTVIYAAVRPAESRVLLISIPRDTYVQIAGHDSNRDGEDDFDKLGHAYAFGGEDMSMATVEKLMEHKVDYYATINFQGIQDAVNAVGGVVLPIDQPIENKNPLHIKFRIEAGKPLYNGEEAMYYVRYREDSDFNRTKRQQIFLNAMADRLLNIDGITKIPELLDIMGANFTTDMEPAFITGLGKQAISQGNPQISSFTITGEGFKKKGLYYDRANEQELEYARLMIANWLDSDTTPQTLRLPDKQDIQ, from the coding sequence ATGATGGAGAGAAGACATAAGAGAAGGACCCGTGGAAAGCCCAAAAAGAAAAAGAGGTTTACCGCTCTATATATTTCATGTATTGTCTTGCTTTTAGTTGCAGTAGGGGGCTATCTATTCCGCAAACAGCTGACGCTCGTGGCTTTTGACTGGTTTGTGTCACCGACGCTGGAAAGCAAGCTGGAGAAATCCTACCAGCCTCGTCAATCCAAGGAACAACAGCCCCAAGAGACCATTGCTTACCAGAAGGAGCCTTTTTCGGTGTTATTACTGGGGACAGATCAACGGCCCAATGAAAAGGCACGTGGTCGCTCAGATACGGTGATATATGCTGCTGTACGGCCCGCAGAATCGCGTGTGCTCTTGATTTCTATCCCAAGGGATACGTATGTACAGATTGCCGGACATGATTCCAATCGAGATGGCGAGGATGATTTTGATAAGTTAGGGCATGCTTATGCGTTCGGAGGCGAGGATATGTCCATGGCCACTGTAGAGAAGCTGATGGAGCATAAGGTCGATTATTATGCTACGATTAATTTCCAGGGTATTCAGGATGCCGTGAATGCAGTGGGCGGAGTAGTGTTACCTATCGACCAGCCCATCGAGAATAAAAACCCGCTGCATATCAAGTTCCGTATTGAGGCGGGCAAGCCGCTTTATAATGGTGAAGAAGCCATGTATTATGTTAGGTATCGGGAAGATAGCGACTTCAACCGTACAAAACGTCAGCAAATTTTTTTGAATGCTATGGCCGATAGGCTACTGAATATCGACGGAATCACCAAGATCCCGGAGTTGCTCGATATCATGGGGGCCAATTTCACAACGGATATGGAACCTGCCTTTATTACTGGGCTTGGCAAGCAAGCTATTTCACAAGGGAATCCACAAATCTCAAGTTTTACGATTACGGGGGAAGGGTTCAAGAAGAAGGGCCTGTACTATGACCGGGCTAATGAACAGGAACTTGAATATGCCAGACTTATGATTGCGAACTGGCTAGACTCTGATACAACCCCGCAGACGCTGAGGCTTCCCGACAAACAGGACATTCAGTGA
- a CDS encoding DHH family phosphoesterase, translating into MPKFLQKRWHGYQTVWAFLLLLVLVICISMYNWELGVIGLLLSFLLGGLMLKTELDFRRELNQYISGLSFRIKRVEGEAISTLPFGIILYSENRTVEWHNRFASEMFEEQSLIGEPLQDLFPQLANALSTKKETKESARELKVELQHDERHYQFLIVPDERLIYLYEVTELAVLRKQYENERLALGIVMLDNMDEAAQGMDDQQRTALIAKVSSEITSWANQYNIYLRRLSSERYLIMLNHKALQELEQSRFVILDTVREMTADLKVPMTLSIGLSFGAESIKELGELAQSSLDMALGRGGDQAAVKAGQRLSFYGGKSNAVEKRTRVRARVIAHALRDLMQESDRVLIMGHKIPDMDAIGAAIGVWKAAALYNVEAHIVLDKSNPSIDRMMEQVNKDEKLSQALMTPEQSLQVMTEHSLLVVVDTHKASMTIEPRLVQTASRVVVVDHHRRGEEFINDSVLIYLEPYASSACELVTELLQYIHEKVQLTPLEATSLLAGITVDTKHFSLHTGSRTFEAAGFLRRSGADTVMIQRMLKEDLDEYIAKAEIIKHAKMIYGHIAIAVTEPGQKIPQLLIAQVADSLLNMTDVLASFVVSERPDGLVGISARSLGRMNVQVVMERLGGGGHLTNAAVQLDCSLEEAKRRVVDVLAEIDGEEGLFE; encoded by the coding sequence ATGCCTAAATTTCTACAAAAACGCTGGCACGGCTATCAGACGGTCTGGGCGTTTTTACTGCTGCTGGTGCTTGTCATATGTATTTCCATGTACAACTGGGAACTGGGTGTGATAGGACTGCTGCTATCATTCTTGCTCGGCGGATTGATGCTGAAGACGGAGCTGGATTTCCGTCGGGAACTGAATCAATATATCAGTGGCCTTTCCTTCCGGATCAAGCGGGTGGAGGGAGAAGCGATCAGTACACTGCCGTTCGGTATCATTTTATACAGTGAAAATCGGACGGTAGAATGGCACAATCGCTTTGCCAGTGAGATGTTCGAGGAGCAATCGTTGATTGGAGAGCCCCTTCAAGATTTGTTTCCTCAACTCGCAAACGCTCTAAGCACTAAAAAGGAAACGAAAGAGTCTGCTCGTGAACTAAAGGTGGAATTACAGCATGATGAGCGTCATTATCAGTTTCTAATCGTGCCTGATGAGCGTCTGATATATTTGTATGAAGTGACGGAGCTCGCGGTACTGCGCAAGCAGTATGAGAACGAGCGGTTAGCGCTTGGTATTGTCATGCTTGATAATATGGACGAGGCTGCTCAGGGAATGGACGATCAGCAGCGTACCGCGCTTATTGCGAAGGTTTCCAGCGAGATTACGTCTTGGGCCAATCAATACAATATTTATTTGCGCCGGTTGTCATCTGAGCGTTATCTTATTATGCTGAATCATAAAGCACTCCAGGAGCTGGAGCAAAGCCGATTCGTCATTTTGGATACCGTGCGGGAAATGACAGCAGATTTGAAAGTACCGATGACATTGAGCATTGGTTTGTCTTTCGGGGCAGAGAGTATCAAGGAGCTGGGCGAGCTAGCTCAATCCAGTCTAGATATGGCGCTTGGACGTGGGGGAGATCAAGCAGCAGTGAAAGCGGGACAGCGCCTGTCCTTTTACGGAGGCAAGTCCAATGCTGTCGAGAAGCGTACCAGGGTGCGTGCCCGAGTCATTGCGCATGCGTTGCGTGATCTGATGCAGGAGAGCGACCGTGTGCTGATTATGGGACACAAAATACCGGACATGGATGCAATAGGAGCAGCTATCGGTGTGTGGAAGGCTGCGGCACTTTACAATGTAGAGGCCCATATTGTACTGGACAAATCCAATCCGTCTATTGACCGAATGATGGAGCAGGTAAACAAGGATGAGAAGCTGTCGCAAGCGCTCATGACACCGGAGCAGTCGCTTCAGGTGATGACCGAGCACAGCCTGCTGGTTGTGGTGGATACGCACAAGGCGTCAATGACGATTGAGCCGCGTCTGGTGCAGACGGCCAGCCGGGTGGTGGTTGTGGATCATCACCGTCGGGGCGAGGAATTTATTAATGATTCTGTTCTGATCTATTTGGAGCCATACGCGTCATCGGCCTGTGAACTGGTGACTGAGCTGCTGCAATATATCCATGAAAAGGTCCAGCTGACACCGCTGGAGGCAACATCACTGCTGGCGGGGATTACGGTGGATACCAAGCATTTCTCCCTGCATACAGGCTCACGCACGTTTGAGGCAGCTGGCTTCTTAAGACGTAGTGGAGCAGATACAGTGATGATCCAGCGCATGTTAAAAGAGGACCTGGATGAATATATTGCTAAGGCGGAAATTATTAAGCATGCTAAAATGATATATGGGCATATCGCAATTGCGGTGACCGAGCCCGGACAAAAAATACCGCAGCTCCTGATTGCTCAGGTGGCGGATTCATTACTCAATATGACGGATGTACTGGCCTCCTTTGTGGTCAGTGAACGTCCTGACGGCCTGGTGGGGATCAGCGCCCGATCACTCGGACGCATGAACGTACAGGTTGTCATGGAACGGCTAGGCGGCGGAGGACATCTGACGAACGCAGCGGTTCAGCTGGATTGCTCGCTGGAGGAAGCTAAGCGCAGAGTGGTCGACGTACTGGCCGAAATTGATGGGGAAGAGGGGTTATTTGAATGA
- a CDS encoding D-alanyl-D-alanine carboxypeptidase family protein, which translates to MMKKHWLRWAIVVPVLIILIFITLGPRLLIGKPNVDADAAVLMDMHTGELLMDVNGDKPMPSANMSKLMTELLVLEDIRTGRLGWNDEVRISRYASTVGGVNLSLRYGERMTVSELFQSMVVYSANDAAVALAERSSGNESAFVKRMNEKAAQIGLSPDSRFSNASGAGQSELGPNHPKDIRGETKMTASDTAKLASYLITSHPEILRTSSRTQMELKDKGIYISNTNWMLPSLAGPYSYAGTDGLKAGYTSDAGYCFTGTAEQHGKRLVAVVLGAPSKEERFAQTRKLFDYGFSLSTSFPVRLQNLVKLSLH; encoded by the coding sequence ATGATGAAAAAACATTGGTTACGTTGGGCTATTGTCGTCCCGGTACTTATTATATTGATTTTTATTACTCTTGGACCCCGCTTGTTGATCGGAAAGCCGAATGTGGATGCAGACGCTGCAGTGCTGATGGACATGCACACCGGGGAATTACTGATGGATGTGAATGGCGATAAGCCTATGCCTTCTGCAAATATGTCCAAGCTCATGACCGAGCTGTTGGTACTGGAGGATATTCGGACCGGACGGTTAGGCTGGAATGATGAGGTGCGAATTAGTCGTTATGCCAGTACGGTGGGTGGTGTGAATCTGTCTCTTCGGTATGGGGAAAGAATGACCGTATCTGAACTGTTCCAAAGTATGGTTGTGTATTCAGCGAATGACGCCGCTGTAGCGCTGGCAGAGCGTTCATCAGGGAATGAGTCCGCTTTTGTGAAGCGCATGAATGAAAAGGCTGCTCAAATTGGGCTGTCACCCGATAGTCGCTTTAGTAATGCCTCTGGGGCTGGTCAGAGTGAATTGGGGCCGAACCATCCTAAGGATATTCGCGGAGAAACGAAAATGACGGCAAGCGATACTGCAAAGTTGGCCTCTTACTTGATTACGTCACATCCTGAGATTCTCAGAACGTCCAGCCGCACACAGATGGAATTGAAGGATAAGGGCATTTACATCAGTAATACGAACTGGATGCTGCCTTCCTTGGCTGGACCGTACTCTTATGCGGGGACGGACGGATTGAAAGCAGGGTACACAAGCGATGCTGGATACTGCTTCACTGGTACAGCTGAGCAGCATGGCAAACGATTAGTTGCTGTAGTGCTGGGTGCACCGAGCAAGGAAGAGCGTTTCGCACAGACACGGAAGCTGTTTGATTATGGTTTTTCTCTGTCCACCTCTTTTCCGGTACGATTGCAAAATTTGGTGAAACTGTCTCTGCATTAA